The proteins below come from a single Aegilops tauschii subsp. strangulata cultivar AL8/78 chromosome 6, Aet v6.0, whole genome shotgun sequence genomic window:
- the LOC141025387 gene encoding uncharacterized protein yields MADDRAEPLRDPEAERYLMGIINNEIPYVPGSEYEQEEDVVSSFLNLDGGTDIVDDQEGEGTDIVDGGQPSTNDDLELQVATTSGEPSAGSSTTKRGKSKAMKTGETYAIEFVNETGKPLQHTSKFINQCGVVVRDNVPITVQEWKEPKKARLGFSFVDKRTKKDCWRKLMEHFILPPEYNKVDEFGNEVPRGRERRRLVKEFALQKMGEAFRNFKKNLTRDYVNKGKTPDFNGQHEKLKDDWPEFVRQKQSEHFKEISEKNKDNASKKKFHHIMGPGGYRLSEPRWQKMEEDLRVRGIPLGTEGWDPRAKSWWYGHGGSLDPETGVCVHRQKKFAPTQALIDAMTQAQEGLIKFNREKDALTTALGNDEHGGCVRGKGKVPWKVGFSQDNDPYCYRSRKRKTDRDADLMAKFASELHELKQTVHELVKEKSAAGPHEDHEADREMHR; encoded by the exons atggcggacgatagagccgagccgcttagggatccggaggctgaacgttatttaatgggcatcatcaacaacgagattccttatgtgccgggctcagaatatgagcaagaagaggatgtagtctcttcttttctgaaccttgacggtggaacagacattgtcgatgatcaagaaggtgaaggaacggacattgtcgacggaggtcaaccgtcaacaaacgacgatctcgaattgcaagtagcaaccacctccggcgag ccctcggccggatcgagtacgacaaagcgtggcaaatccaaggcgatgaaaacaggagaaacatatgccattgagtttgtcaatgaaaccggcaagcccctacagcacacctcaaagtttatcaaccaatgcggagtcgttgttagagacaacgtcccgatcaccgtccaggaatggaaggagccaaagaaagcacgtcttggtttcagttttgtcgacaagagaacgaaaaaggattgctggagaaagcttatggaacatttcattctacctccggaatacaacaaagttgatgaattcggtaacgaggttccgcgtggacgtgagaggaggaggctagttaaagagttcgctcttcagaagatgggcgaagcattccggaacttcaagaaaaatttaacccgtgactatgtcaacaagggcaagactccggatttcaatggacaacatgagaaactgaaagatgattggccagaatttgtgaggcaaaagcaatcggagcatttcaaggaaatatcggaaaaaaataaggataatgcgagtaagaaaaagttccatcatattatggggccaggaggataccgcctttcggagcctaggtggcagaagatggaggaggacctgagggtgcgaggaatccctctaggtacagagggatgggacccaagggccaaaagctggtggtacgggcatgggggatcgctagacccggagacaggggtgtgtgttcaccggcagaaaaagtttgctcccacccaagcccttattgacgcaatgacccaagctcaagagggcttgatcaagttcaacagagagaaagacgcactgacaacagccctcgggaatgatgaacacggaggatgtgtacgaggcaaaggcaaagttccgtggaaagtagggttttcccaggacaatgacccgtactgttacagaagccgtaagagaaagacggaccgggatgcagatcttatggcgaagtttgcatcggaactccatgagttgaagcagaccgtgcatgaactagtaaaagaaaaatcggctgcagggccgcatgaagatcatgaagcggatcgcgaaa tgcaccgatga